The Sparus aurata chromosome 14, fSpaAur1.1, whole genome shotgun sequence region GAGGAGTCCACTGAGACTGAGGAGATGGACACCTCAGAGCCCAACTGGTGCTGGTTCTACCTGGCTGAGTGTGGAGTGTGGCACATGTTTGAGGTAGTTCACGGGACATGGCAACTTTGCACATCACAATACACTTTACAGCAGTCCTTATACTGTATTCCccgcctcctgctcctccctcaGAGGTAGCCTTGCCTCTAATTGTGTGCCACTGAGGGACAAAAGTCCATTAGTCAGTAAAGTCCCCCTTCAGCTTAGTTGGCTCTTTGGCTGGCTTGAATAATGGCAGCGAGAGGCGAATGATTAGAGGCTATTACTGTCAATCCTATTGCATTATTAATTTCCCTTCACACATAAGCTTTGCATGGGAGTtgaaggggcactgtgtagttctAGAGAGgaaatttaaactcagaattttaatatttacattattaatgaggtgatgGAGAAGCCCTTTTCCATATccgaatgaacaagctgttctcggaggaaaataaggtccccagaacagtgtttaaagctagaaaggtggcagggtccgccacatacaaataaaataaaacagtatgaagctgTGTTATCCTTTGAGGTGAGATTGTTCATTCAATCGTGAAAACcaaaagtgtgtttatttagtttgtttggacatcagccaatgaagatctttctcttctgattaaaatgtattctccaaaactacaaagtgcaccttttaGAAAATAATAAAGTCACATTACAATAATATCAGCAATTAAGTAATaatcaaatgtcttgtttttagtcctaaggacaaaaagaaaatagagcagaggagtaaagaaaccagaaaatattcacattgaagaagctgaaagcaaagaattttgacttttttcaccCGAAAATTActcaaaacaattatttcagtagTTGACCATCAATTACTCGTTGAAGCTCTAAATCATTAGAGAGTCAGTTAATCATTTCAGGTCTTTCTGAAGCCAAAATGCCAAACAAATGTGAGCATTCACTGCTTGTCACTGACTTGTTCTCTTCTTATTTGTTgcaaatttaatattttttctttttggatgaAAATTGAAATATCTAATAGTTGCAGCtttagaacaaaaaaacaaaaaactcaagGATAATAAATTTACCAGcacataaagacaaaaaaaagcagatgcTTACAACAAAGAGGCTGGAACTAATAAATCTAACTATCTATGTACTTGCTACTCAACTCTCTGTCAATTGGCTGATTGATGAAGACTTACACAGACTAATTTATCTTTCTCAACGTCCTTGTCAGATTGATCCCAGTGCAGCCTGCTCGGTGACGAGTGCTCAGATCGAGCAGTGCTACAACAGAAACCAGCGAGGTGTCATGGAATTCTACACGGCCAAGTACACCTACAGACTGGACTTCTCAGGTAAAGTAACATTAAAGCTACTTCATCAGACAGACAATATTCAGCCCACAGAATCCGACAGAGAAGTTGTCAAGAATTGTGGTTAAGATGTTGAGTAAGACTTTTTCCTGTTTCAGAAATTGTGCATGACTTCCTGTggcttcttctttttatttttcctcaccAGTCATGCGGCAGATAAACGTAACGACAGGGAAGCAGCGGCCAATCAAACGCTCCCTCCACTCCGCAACTGGCTTTAGGTATGATTTGGTGACATCCTTTTAACCCTTTTTCTCCATTTACTCATCGAACAAAGAAAATATCTAGGATGGAGCAGGATGAGCTTGTGTATGTGGAGACCATACTTTAAAGCAAAGGTCAGAAGTCGAGCGTTTGCTGGCGTTAAGAATCCCTGAAGTAAACCATAAATTCCTACGAGCTCCGCAGGGAGCTGCCCTGAAGCTGACCCTGAACTTTGCTTTCTCCAAAAAAcacaggagcagagagagacgaGGCACAGATATGTTAGaagagggtgttttttttcttgtgtagtTCTTGTGTCttattcttccttttctcttctcttagGTTTATATGTGATAATCTCGCCCTGCCTGTTCCCTGTCATTGGGAGAGAATCAATACCGATGAGCCCTATCAGGTGAGTGGATAGACTCAGACTCATGGTAGAATCAGAGTTTTGCCCCCAGAAGTCAGattattttaaagttaaacaCATGGATCTTTGGTCCTTGCTGACTGGAGGGCGTTACAAAATGCGGCTGTTCATTCACATTGTCAAAATCTCACCACAGGCACGCGGTAGAGATGATGTTTGGGAACTGTGCGGGTGTTTGATTAAGAAAGATGCCTTCAAGTTCGCACAGGTTACGTTTCCATCAATGCgtaatttttttaacatcatTCAAATCCATAAGACACAATGGCAACGAAATCTGACCAACAAGACCTAAAGAAACAACTGCATTTGTATAATCCATATACATAATCATTCTTCGACATTGTAATTAATCATTTTCCTGTTTCACccactgtgtttctgcagctcaTCCAGCTTGGAAGAGACACCTATGAGTTTAAAGAAGTTGCGAGACTGTATGAAAGGACAATGGATCATCCGATCAAATCCATCCAGAGGATTCAGAACTTGGACTTGTGGGAATTCTTTTGCAGGTAGACAATTGTTGTGTAGTTGAGGGGCGTGTGTAAAGTGCTCTCGTGTTAGCAGATGATCCTGCTGTTGGTTGAATCAttattttttgcaatatatatatgaatTCACAATGAGGTTTTCttattagttttttcttttcccctttttcaAAGCTTCTTCTCTTAAAGTAAATCAGCAGAATGAGACCCAATCAGGAGCCTTCTCTCTATTACtgaattgttttattgtttgtcttcttcctttaaagtcagtcagACACCCCTGTTGCCTTTTTGTAACTTGAAAAATGCACTTTGTAAAAAAGTGATCAgtgctctgtgttgtgttgtcgttCCTTGGTTCTCCCCTAAGGAAGAAAACACAGTTGCGAAAAGTCAAGCGCACATTGGATATTGAGGAGAGAATGCTGTTTCATGGCACAGGACACAGCAACATACAAGCTATATGTACATTTAACTTTGACTGGCGGCTCACTGGGAGCCATGGCGATGTCTATGGCAAAGGTAGACCcttctgtgttgttgtgatgcAACATCATGAACAAATTCACTGCACTTCATTTGGTCTGTATTTTGACATCTCATTCAACTTGCCTTTCCCTGCAGGGAGCTACTTCGCCCGGGATGCCAAGTACTCGAGTAAGTTCTGTCACACCACGGGGAAGCACAACACCACCCTGCAGAGACACGGACTCGCCCCGCCGATATTTGCCAGCGAGCCGCCCTACAAGACCATGTTCCTGGCCAGAGTGCTCGTCGGGGAATACACAGTCGGCCATCCGATGTACTGCAGACCGCCTTCGAAGGACGCCAGCTTCACTAACTTTTACGACAGCTGTGTGGACGATATGGCCAATCCAAAGATTTATGTCATTTTTGACAGCAATCAGATTTATCCAGAGTATCTGATTGAGTTCTACTGAAGCCAGAGACAAGAAgatatgtactttttttttctctctctcaaacatGGAAATAATGTGGATGCAGAAACAGATGACAGGAGGATGCAGTGGAAATCTTCTTTTTCGGTCAGATCCGGTGCCTAACTGGAGCATGAGTCATCTAAAGTGCCTTTGGGGGAAACGGAAAAGACAGTCAAAGCTTTGTGTACAGTCTCTACACTGTACAGTATATACTAAGAGGCCCTTATGGTTTGAACGTTTCTgtgatgtaaaaaaagaaaaaaagtgctgAGTAGAGATCACTATTTGTGGCAATTTTGTATTAACCGCAGAATCTCTGCTTGCTCGTTCAATATCCGTGCACAGCTGTCTCATTGCAGCCTGTAGGTTATAGGTGACGTCCCGCCATTACTCCCTCACATCCACAGTGCCACGCATGAGCTTACTTACAAgtcatgtttcacaaattattcTCAATGACAATACCAAAAACCACAACACGTTCCCGCTCGCTCATTTAGCGCCGTGATCCGTCAGTTAGCGACATCGACATCTGTGTGTGCCTAGTACAATGTATTACGTAGGcatggatttattttattgtttttaatttaaaaaaaaaaaaaacgcttctacctctttttttaaaccatgCATCAGTGCACTTTCCCCCCCTTTCCGTGAAAGGTTTCGTATCTGTGTCACAGTGACACAAACTTGATGTCGTCGTTCATTTGTGGTCCTTAAGCAATATGTGTCGGTGTATCCTTTTCTGTCCATTGACTTCAGTCTTCAAAAGGACGTGACAACGGCCGAAGTTGAATATTGTAGTTCAGCCCAGAAGATCAGCTCCAGCATCACAGacgacttaaaaaaaaatcacccgtGTGATGTCACCACCTGCTAACATCTTTCTTTACAGGAATAAGCAGGTTATGTTTGCACCTGGtgtaaatgtacaaaaaaagaaataaatgaatgtagcCAGCACATGTATAGTACTGTAATTGTAAATTAATGTTATATTGCTTTGCTGTGTGCGTTTGTTGAATACAATGTATGattgtgtccgtgtgtgtgtgtgtgcgtgtgtgtgtgtgtgttgatcaaGAATAAGAAAAGCATTCAGACTACTTCAGTTTGCCACAAGGTGGTGCAACAGTACAAGAATGGATCTCAAGCAACTCTTGCATTTAGTAAATGCGGACGAGGGAAACAACCCCGATGTCTTTAGTCTTAACACTACAGCTGTGTGAGAGTGGAGGAGTGTGTGAagctatatgtgtgtgtctgtagtttgCACATGTAACTAATAAACTTTTCAAAGTACACGTGTTCAGTTTTCTCTTTCAGAACTTTCAGAATTTCAGAGAGGAATGCTGttgattcatttattcagtAGTGCTGTTTGCAGTTGTAAATAACAGTTGCTTTTTGACAAGTTGGTCATCATGCATTTTTGTTAGTCTTTGTATGGCTTTATTGTTAGGACAGcttagagagatgacaggaaaaaggatgagagagagggtggtgacacgcagcaaagggccccaggccgggacttgAATCCAgagccgctgcagcgaggacaaagcctcccTACAAGGGACGCCCGCTCTAGtaactgagctaatgggcgCCCCCATAATGCATTTTTGACCAGTGGCAATGAGGCGATATCTACAATCGGGGCCGAATTTTATGCCCCCCACCGAACCATCAAGGAAAGTTTGAAGATATATGAATCTCTGCATTTTGACAGGGCCAAAAATCACTCAGGAAACAACATCAGTGGCAGCAAATAGAAGAAAAATCGACTCAAATTCCAACAGAAggagaaacaaagtaaacaaatatGGTTAATTTGAACTTAAATGTATTAAACTTATTTCTGTGCTAAAAAAAGAACTTAGTGACAtgggtaacactttacaataagcatcattaataaatggtaagtGTTTAGTTTATTAGTTCGGTAATTTCACTGTTCATAAACCATAAAAATggttcataaaacatttatcaagcaatagtaaaggttaaaaacatcagtcACAGCTCTTTAATGGCGGCCAcataatgtttataaattaACTACAAAGTCTTTATTAACAATTTGCAAAGTATGATGAACATCAACCGCAACTTTCCAATAAACAATTGCTAATGAACAGTTGATAAAACATCCTTTTATAACTATAATTGAATTTCAgtattgaaaaaaatgtctaaaatgatgTACATACCTGAAATTAACTTTAAAATTCGCATTTTTGATCATCCAAAAAAGTTGTCGTGGTTACACTTTTGCTTTTTCAATTTGTGTCAGTTCATCTTTAGATATCTGTTCAGGAAGGACTAATATCTATAATCTGaccacaaaaccacaaaatTGCTTAGCAGataccttaaaataacattttaagtgAAAACTGACTTTGCTATGAGTCAGGCATACAGATTAAATCTGAGAGGGGCTTGGCAAAACTTTTAACAATGTCACATGATCTTCCACTTTTGAGTGAGAGACAGCCGCCTCCCTCAGAGGTGTGGCTTCACAGACCTTTGATCCAGTCAGAGGCACCAGAGTCAACATTTATAATTACCAGAGtgaatcagagagaggaagGTCAGGTATAAATCATATATATTTTAGCTTTTTGCTGTGATAAAacttttctttccccccccaTCAGGACAATGTGGCACAATGAAGAGATGGAAGACATGGACACATCAGACATCCCGTGGTGTTGGTATTACCTGGCAGACTGTGGAAGGTGGCACCGATTTGAGGTAAACTGTctttaacatttatttcactAAAAACATTCGTAGAGCAAAATGTCTGATGCAAAACTAACTTTTCATTGCTTCCTGTCCTTTCGCAGGACGACCCAGACAACCCGCTCAGCAGTCAGGATATTGAAAACTACTATCAAAGGAACTCAAAAGCAGTTTTAAATACATCAACAGCAAACTGTCAAGGCAACGTAGATTTCTCAGGTACCTTGACTGCACAGTCTTGTTCACACTACGTCCTCGTCCGCCTTTAAGGAACTTGGTCTGACATGACTTCTGTGTTCTTACACAGCAATGTTACAGACTGACCTCAAGACAGGAAGGCAAAGACGAATCCAGCGGAGCTTTAACATCGACAGAGGGTAAAATGAACAAGTGAAaactaataaataatacaaaaatgtaagCTCACAGCAGTCGAGGATGTGTCAGTATTGTTTTCTGcagaaatgaaagtgaaacttagCACTGTTTActcttccctccctccagcTGTTCCTGCTTCAGTGCTGCTCCTGTCTTCTGGGAAAAGGTCGATCCCGCCCATCCATATCAGGTGACGACAACAGGAATGTGTTTAAAACTGTTCAGCTGGGATGTGAGCGGGTTGGATGTATTGACATTTAAagttcaaaatgaaaatgtgcctTAATCCTCCACAAATACAGCTTAGCATTAGCCAAATGCTCAGCAGTTAGCTTGCTGGAAAGGTGTAAAGTGGTTGTACAACCcaagaaaaatataaacacattattttgtatgaaaatataaaatcataGAAAGTAACATCAATATTGACAAATAGCAATATTCAAAATTTGGATCCGTGTTTTCTAAATTCAGCAAAAACATAAGTCATTAGTGGCTAGCATCTTTCCTTGGGTTAGGAAAAATGACTACAACTtgaaaaagtggagaaaaaatattttttattgtgcagttgatgaaaaaatgttaattcagAGACTTAGAGGAGTCACTTGGTtatcatctttttaaaaacacaacttgcCACTGTCGTGAGAGGCCTATACAGGATTGAGCGGAGTAGCATGTTAGCTAATAGTAATATTAATTCCCCTTTTCCTAACAGCGTGTGCTAATAACATCATCGgtgtttgatgttttgaaaCCTTGGACTGATATAGTACTAATATTTCATGAATTTAAGCTCGTTCAAAGGTTGCATTTGATTGGTCCTCCCATGTGAATTCCGAGCACTGATTGGTGCTTTCGAGTTAGACCCTTGCCAGAGAACGACAGTGGAGATCTTTCCTGTAGAATTTCACGGCCattaatacataaaacaaaaaataaactcaaaatagggatatgtaaaaaacattaaaaataaattaataaaaaaaaaacttataaaaaaacattgccATATGAATagggaaacacattttttacccCAAAAGTCTGATAAAAATATCACCATTTAACGTTTATACTGGTATGGTTAACTctataaagtttttattttcttaatataTCTCACAGTTAATCCCTCTGAATGAACTCACCCCTGAATATCACTGTGTGGCAAGTTACGTGAGGAAGGACGGGCTGCTGGACAAACCCATCGTATCCATCAGCAGGATACAGAATCTGGACCTGTGGGAAATCTATTGCAGGTGTGTATACAGGTCTCTGAGGTCTCCTCATCCCCCTCAACAGTCTTTGTAATCAAACTGATCTCTGTCTTAAAGGAAAAAGTCACAGCTCATGAGAATTCATGGCGTCAAGGAAATTGAGGAGAGGAGACTCTTTCATGGGACTGAAAACCAAAATGTCGACAGCATTTGCAAGTTTAACTTTGATTTACGGTTAGCTGGAAAACATGCCCACGTGTACGGCAAAGGTGAGTGAAACAATACAGTAATAGCTATCTTTGCACCTAATGATTGTAATgtaggttttgtttgtttgccagAGTTTAATctcatttccttctttttttttcaggaatatATTTTGCGAAATACGCCACGTACGCAGACAATTACAGCCACGGCAGCACGGATCTGTTGCCTCTGTATGGCGGAGAAACGCGAGGGGTAAACGGTGAATACACCAAAATAATATTTGTGGCGCGAGTGATGGTTGGAAAATCAGTCGATGGACAAAAACATTACCAAAAACCTGAtcatggaaagaaagaaaacactcaCTACAGCTGTGTGGATGATGTCAAGCACCCcaatatttttgttatttttgatccGAATCAAATATATCCAGAGTACCTGATCCAGTACAGATGAAGTCCAAAGGGGATCCTGAGCAAAATCAacatatgtatttatattttttctacaGTAGCataattcattttgaaaaaacttttgtctacatttttaaaagaggaCCTAAAATCAGCACTTACATGAATGTTTACATCCGTTTCTATTTGCGAAACAAAGAAATCTTACAAATGATACTAGTTTAGGTTTAGTGCTGTTTATAAAATGCATTCTTCATTTTCAGCATTTATGAACACGTTTCACAGATTTCTCTTTGAAGAGCTCCGGAAATAAATTTCGTGGCAGAACCAAACCAAAAGGCTTCGTGTGTTTATTCCTCTTTCAGCTCTTCAACGTGTGAATCACTTCAGGGTAAAAATTGTAAAAATTGATCCCAGGACACTCTACCAACTGAACTAATAATCAATGCATTGTGTAAGTTTTAATCAGAACACAcaaatcttcattgactgtttttttaataattgtttATCTTTAAACAAACTAGATAAAcagatgtctttgttttcatgagtgaataaactaaataaacaagctgattttaaaggacaacacaactttatttatacgtggcggaccctgccacctttctagcttcaaacggtgttctgggaccttattttcctctgacagcagcttgtttattcagttatggaaaggAGTTATCATacaaattaaaattctgagtttgaatttcttctccaaaactacatagtaccCCTTTAATATGCACTATTTTGAAagcttgtgtgtctgtttatttttttcaacattataAGGTGTCTTTGAATATTTATCTAAAGAGGCATGTAAGGAGCCATGTTGAGATAGTCCACAAACAAGAGAATGAATGAGAGAACCACACCTAccattcaaaaacaaacaaatacgcTTGGATGTCAGAGGATTATGTTACACTTTACATTGAGTATAAACCAAATGCACAAGGTCACCAGCTCAGATTACAAGTCAGACTGCTTCAGTTTTGCCAGTGCAGTGACGACTCTGCGCCAAAACCACCAACAAGCGCTTCCAGCGGCGAGAGAAATGAAACCTGACTGGCTGCGCCGCTCCCTGCAGGTGTTAGTTTTCAACACGCCCACGTCAGTGACGTCCAGATGACAGGTggtgtcctccctcctcccacacACCTGCTCTGACATCACTGGCTGTGGGGCGTTTTCCATACGGGAAGTGTTGCTTCAGTGGGTTTCAACCGCAGTCCTGCTGCCCAGCAACATCAGTAAAGTAAACAAATATAGAAAGACCATTTCATACATCAGTGTTTCTTTCATATATGATTGACCTTAGTGGGTTAACATAGGCTTGTCAAATGGCTTTAATTCTGAGGAGATAAGAATTAAAAATGGGCTAACTGTACTTGATAGAAACCGTCAGCAGAGGTCGCTGTTGACACACGTCACATTTTAGAGCTGGAGGTTAAACTGTTGGCACTGATCAGCGCTGGCTGcttcacattatgttttttttttttctactggcACATTTCTGCCATCACTTCTGCTCAAAACTCCTTCAGAGTGAGTCAGCAGCTCATTATTCTGTTCTCGCTGCAGCCCTCCTCCCAGAGACATTATCATTAGTTAACCCCAGGGTGCCAGCTGGTGGCTACATCCACAAACTGATGGAAGACACATTACAGTAACACAGTGCATTTTCTTACCTCCAATTTTGAAGTATTTgtacttgtttttctgttactttatacttatacttctactccaccaCATCTCCAGcgttattttattgctttgataGCGTCCAATTACTTTGCAGATGGAGACAATAAGAAAAACTGAATACTGGATTTCATAATTGGCCAGGTTGACCCACAGTTAACAGTAATTATATGTACAATTGACTTTTACTCGTACTTTTGATAGCTAGAAAGTACATTTATCTCCAGAAAATGACATTTGATACTTGAGTATGATTCCAACTAGAATACTTTTGGTCCTGCCTCCATATACCATATTTAAAGAAAGCTTACCATGACAATATTTGGTGTCTTTTGTTGCAGCACATCACCATCTATATGTCAATTTATTTACTTTGACATATTGTATTAGCATATTGgacccaaaaaaacacaagaaaacataaTGTCATACTCAATATCTCTacttttttgcactttttaaaaaaaaaattgtatctATGGATGGAAAGTTACAAAGCATATCAAATACTTCTACTAGAAATAACTGGTGAAAGAGGTAAAAGTCTATAAAGGCCTTAAACTCTTTTTTACTTTCCTCCCTGATTAAACGCCTCATGACCTCTCAGATTAATCTCGTGACCGTTTGGGTGAGGTCCTAAAGTGTTTAAAACGAGCTCCACTTCAATAAGCTACCACGGTAAAAGGCTACTTACACAGTCACGCATCAGTGTTAATCACATCAGTCACAGAGGCTGCTCAGATGTATTATGAGTAACTTTGACTTCTGATACTTTGGTATACATTTCTTCTGTACTATAGGtaataaagattatttttgcATTGTTATATTGGTATTTACTGAAGGATCTGAGTCTATGTAGTCTTCCACTACTggttatatatataaaaaattaaaGTTCAATGAAACAGTTCCACACAATTATTATTCAGTATGTTAATTAAACCTCACATATTGATATAAAGACTGGGGCAACAATAAGGGCCAAATAACTGGCAAATAATTGATCTTTCACCAATTTCTTGATCAGCTAAACAATTATTTGATGTATTCAAACCATATCTAAGGCCCTTCACAGATGGCCCTAGCCATGTGCTTCCACTACTCTCACATGCTCACCTTGAAGGCATTGCATCGAGCGGTGAGAGGAATTCCTTTATCTTGTCACGGGCCCGCTGAACTTCCTTCCCTATTGTGCAGTTTCGGTGGTTTACTTTAACATGTGGGCCCAGGTGTTGACCCGCTGACGGGAGTCGCATCTGCCGGATATGTGGGAAGAACTCGAACATGCGTGTAGCGATCATGTGTGAGTCATCATTCATCTTCTGAAGGACAATGGCAGATTTTTCATGTTGTACTTGCTCCACTGATGAGAGGCCGTCAAAGTGCTTCCTCATTGGGTGCCAAGCCAGTGTGACCTGAGATAGAAGGAGGCAAGATGAAGCCAGGTTTACAAagatatgaaaagaaaagtccTGTTACACGTTATTTTATCAATGGACAATAAGTAAACTTCATCACTATTATTTGTTTTGCCAATATTGAAATAATTTCCAGATGATGGAGAAGtcatagttgttgtttttttttgagaaaagaTAAAAACGGTAATAAAAATAAGTGTCTGGTTGACTGTATTCATGATAAGAAATATCATAACATCATAattccacatacacacactcgcacagacACActaattgttttattgttcttttatttaatagtttttttgacttaaaataatcCCATCCATGGTCGTGTCCAGAAGAGtttgagtatttattttcttatttcctgttttactttgaagttCTACCAATGTGtgtcatattttgtttttcatttcctccctttgtttgTTTCCCCGCCCCTTTTGTCTCCTGTTCCTGTCTGCATCCCTGAGTCAGTCCTCTTCCACCTGATCTCAGCTCCGCATTTGGTTTGttcccttttgtgttttttattctgttattaTTTCTGGATTTGCTCCTGCCTGCCTTCTCTGTTTTTTATATTCCTTTTGGATCTTGGATTTTGTATTGTTTAGGTTTGTTATTAAAACTCGCTTTTCGTTTCTACCTGGCttcttgtgtcttgtgtttgcgTCCCGTTTTGTTCAATCTTCTTGCAGTATGATTGgctatttattgttttatttttattttagtactTTGTACTTTGTTATAATTTGTCTGTATATTGTAAAGCCCTTTGTTATGCTGGTTTTGATAAGTGCTATGct contains the following coding sequences:
- the LOC115595969 gene encoding protein mono-ADP-ribosyltransferase PARP11 isoform X3, which produces MKDLYADKDREPVRDRLETDLAMLAIRSSEEESTETEEMDTSEPNWCWFYLAECGVWHMFEIDPSAACSVTSAQIEQCYNRNQRGVMEFYTAKYTYRLDFSVMRQINVTTGKQRPIKRSLHSATGFRFICDNLALPVPCHWERINTDEPYQLIQLGRDTYEFKEVARLYERTMDHPIKSIQRIQNLDLWEFFCRKKTQLRKVKRTLDIEERMLFHGTGHSNIQAICTFNFDWRLTGSHGDVYGKGSYFARDAKYSSKFCHTTGKHNTTLQRHGLAPPIFASEPPYKTMFLARVLVGEYTVGHPMYCRPPSKDASFTNFYDSCVDDMANPKIYVIFDSNQIYPEYLIEFY
- the LOC115595969 gene encoding protein mono-ADP-ribosyltransferase PARP11 isoform X1, with protein sequence MPIRTESRLETGWRPDEMPSRPWLKNISLTLDLAMLAIRSSEEESTETEEMDTSEPNWCWFYLAECGVWHMFEIDPSAACSVTSAQIEQCYNRNQRGVMEFYTAKYTYRLDFSVMRQINVTTGKQRPIKRSLHSATGFRFICDNLALPVPCHWERINTDEPYQLIQLGRDTYEFKEVARLYERTMDHPIKSIQRIQNLDLWEFFCRKKTQLRKVKRTLDIEERMLFHGTGHSNIQAICTFNFDWRLTGSHGDVYGKGSYFARDAKYSSKFCHTTGKHNTTLQRHGLAPPIFASEPPYKTMFLARVLVGEYTVGHPMYCRPPSKDASFTNFYDSCVDDMANPKIYVIFDSNQIYPEYLIEFY
- the LOC115595969 gene encoding uncharacterized protein LOC115595969 isoform X2; the encoded protein is MPIRTESRLETGWRPDEMPSRPWLKNISLTLDLAMLAIRSSEEESTETEEMDTSEPNWCWFYLAECGVWHMFEIDPSAACSVTSAQIEQCYNRNQRGVMEFYTAKYTYRLDFSVMRQINVTTGKQRPIKRSLHSATGFRFICDNLALPVPCHWERINTDEPYQLIQLGRDTYEFKEVARLYERTMDHPIKSIQRIQNLDLWEFFCRKHSCEKSSAHWILRRECCFMAQDTATYKLYVHLTLTGGSLGAMAMSMAKGATSPGMPSTRVSSVTPRGSTTPPCRDTDSPRRYLPASRPTRPCSWPECSSGNTQSAIRCTADRLRRTPASLTFTTAVWTIWPIQRFMSFLTAIRFIQSI
- the parp11 gene encoding protein mono-ADP-ribosyltransferase PARP11, whose amino-acid sequence is MWHNEEMEDMDTSDIPWCWYYLADCGRWHRFEDDPDNPLSSQDIENYYQRNSKAVLNTSTANCQGNVDFSAMLQTDLKTGRQRRIQRSFNIDRGCSCFSAAPVFWEKVDPAHPYQLIPLNELTPEYHCVASYVRKDGLLDKPIVSISRIQNLDLWEIYCRKKSQLMRIHGVKEIEERRLFHGTENQNVDSICKFNFDLRLAGKHAHVYGKGIYFAKYATYADNYSHGSTDLLPLYGGETRGVNGEYTKIIFVARVMVGKSVDGQKHYQKPDHGKKENTHYSCVDDVKHPNIFVIFDPNQIYPEYLIQYR